The proteins below are encoded in one region of Magnolia sinica isolate HGM2019 unplaced genomic scaffold, MsV1 ctg256, whole genome shotgun sequence:
- the LOC131236175 gene encoding zinc protease PQQL-like, giving the protein MAVVAVGDFTDTQSVVELIRTHFGGKVSISTPPLIPEFPVPSHGEPRFSSFVESEAAGVSTLKISVYLFTDRMLCVFQPFLNGGDSSAVDWPYMCIN; this is encoded by the exons ATGGCTGTGGTCGCTGTTGGAGATTTTACTGATACACAG AGTGTAGTTGAATTGATAAGGACTCACTTTGGGGGAAAAGTTTCAATCTCCACCCCGCCACTTATACCAGAATTTCCTGTTCCATCTCATGGTGAACCACGCTTTTCATCTTTTGTTGAATCTGAAGCTGCTGGGGTCAGTACTCTGAAGATCTCTGTGTATTTATTTACTGATAGAATGCTGTGTGTTTTCCAGCCATTCTTGAATGGTGGCGACTCATCTGCTGTAGACTGGCCATACATGTGCATCAATTAA